A region of the Larus michahellis chromosome 4, bLarMic1.1, whole genome shotgun sequence genome:
TTAGAAATGCACAATGTTTACTTAAACCCCCACAGACTACAGGAAGGACTGGATCCTCCAAGTCATCAAACAGCACAGTAACTTGCTAGGAGAGCCATTATCCAGGAGCGGAACAAGAGAGCTCCGGGTCTGAATCTTTTAATAGCAACTGATGGCAGAACAAGCCAGCGCTTCCTACAGCAACTGCACTGAAGAGAGATACTGGATAATTTCCTGGTGTTGGCAGCAGTTTTATGTGCTAATTACACTCGTGAAAACAATTTTCAAGGTTTCTTAAGCCCTACAGTTTTGGACAGTCACTTCTGAAACGTTTAATCGAACAAGGAAGATTTCCCATGCTCAAAGAAAGTACAGGAAAGGCCAGGCTAAGGGAATGCAGCTGTTAAATTATTTAACTTCTGCCAGTCTTTCTATCTTACTTGAAATTGATTTATGTGCTGCTCCCAGATGTTACTGGTTTGCTAAGACACCTTGACCAGGACAAAGTAAACAGCAAAGAAGACATCATCTGTTCAGGCGAAGTATGtaacaaagaaaaggcaggagaTAATCACTTTTCACACATACTGCAGTTTAGATGTGGAACTCATTGTGACAGAAGTCATTAAACCCCACAATTTTTACTCATCTATTCCCACAATATACTCCAGAACAGGAAAAATGTATGCAAAACCAGTTTTGTATGGTTCAGTCTACAAGTATAGGCTACATCCAACTTATGGACCAAATCTTAAAAGCCAAGAGAAGTGGCAGCTTGTTTATAAATCCATTCCCCTGGTGCTGATGTTCAATCTGCCTGCAGATTCCTATGGTATTTTGCAACTTGCTCCCCAATCAATGCTTCTTAGAcagtcaaaaaagaaacaaaacatgtaTCAGACTAATGCtgattgccttttttcccctcccctcagcaACTGAAAGATctcaagaaacaaaagcaaattccaGGCTTAAAAACAGCTATTTATGATTACTGCAGTATTTTTATCTACACATCTACAGCAGACTgcaaacattttacatttatgaCACATAACAAGcaacctgtttggttttgttcacaGTTTTCGTTAAAAACCCAACCTTCCTGTGTATGAAAAGCTAAACAGGAAAATTAACAGAtagcaaaacataaaataaacatgcTCTCTGTAGCCATCGCGTCcgtaatttttaataaataagttaTATAAATATTCCTTTATATTCCATTATAATTACGAATATCAGTAACCTCCATCCAAACTACTGTTTTGATAtaataaagggggggggggggagaggggggggaatCTGACCAAAAAGCataaatttctttcaaaaactgaaaGATAACAGTGAGATTCTCTGCACTGTAAGATCCTCTGTACAAAACATTAAGTGACATTTTCTGGACTGTGTGCAAAATATACATCCTTGGCTTCTACAACCCGTAATGAAATTATAATTAACAACAAGCTGCAGATGACTGAACTTCAAATTTATagaactatttccaaagaaatagTTCTTTTGGtctcttacagaagaaaaaatttagAAAGTTTAACAGAAGGTTTCAAATTATTACTATCCCCCTACAAATAAGCTTCCATAAGTAAGGTAATTGCTTAAAATGCAAAATCCTATTTTTAAGCTAGAATTCTAAAGCTTTACAACAGAACAATAGAATGGCCATTCTGGGTTCACAAGCTTTAGTACCCTAATTTAGTACTTCACTAGGAAATGCGCTCTCAGTGCATTTATATGATCATTATTAAGTTGtactgatttggaaaaaaaatatatcccacCAGATGGAACTAACAAGAAATGAACTGCATTTCCTGACTTGGAAAACAGCACGGTCATTTCATTTTTAGGCATACcacaaaattacaaaataaatgcagtgaaGTGATCTCCAAAAGTAACACCATCAGATATTGTTCAAAGTCAGGTGGAACATGAAAAAGGCAAGTAAATGAAAATGTACATCCTCCAACAAGTTACAGACAAAAGTCTGTACTAAGTGAACAAAATACTAACTGGAGTCTTGGACATCAGCCTTTTTTAGGAGCATTCACTACAAAGCTATGACAGATGCTCAACTATATTAACGCAAGTGTGTTTTAAAGCGCTGTTAACCTTGCTTGCTCCAGTTAAGCCAACCAAAactattacagaagaaaaaaaagacacactgtACTTCAGGAATCATTCCcctcaaatgaaacagaaaaagtaatGAGGAAACAGTCAGAACTGCTGCATTAAAAGGATTATCCTGAAGAAAACACTCAGAGGGTAAAGCagaaattttctttataaaaaaaaagtccaatcAAAGAATCAAAACCAGTTAAGAAGTCGATTAATTCTAGGGTTTTTTATAACCATTTGGAAAGGGATAACAACTACAGTTCTGTGTACCGTGTATTTTCACTAGTCCTCAACTCAGTCACAGCAGAGCCAGTGATTTCACGAACACTGGAGAGAAATAAGCCCTTTTAAAAACCTAGCTTAAAAAAAAGCCTCAGAGCCATTCTGCAATCACTTAGAAAAACTGTTAGTCTTTCTTTaccactgaattcagtggggcTATACTAGTGCATAGTTATCTTCACAACTACAACTATATGGTGATTTCACATAAAGCAGCAGAAACTCATGAATTCAAAGAAACTGCACTAGTGGAGGTAGGATTAGAGTCAGACCCCCTGTTCCAACCTGGTAAGACCTACTTAATGAAGCTACTTGATGCACTTGATTTGCTTCCTCTAATAATACAAAAGGACATCCCACCTCTTGTATGGAACTATTTCTTTCAAATTACAAAAATGGGGTTgtctttggagggaaaaaaaaagaagaaacttcagCTACTCATAGAAGGCAGCAGTGAAGTGGGAAATGGGGAGAAACAGACGTATTTTAGCTGAATAGAATTGACGCAGTAAACCTGATGGAGAACCTAAAAACATGAAAGGGAATTGGCTTATATTCTGTTGATGACTTGTATCTAAACGTTTCGTAGCAGTAAGTCCACAACAATCTACAAAGtataattcaaaagcaaaaaaacttgtatttagaaatactaaaaatactcAACAAATAAGacttcataaacatttttttaaaatacaacaacCGCAGACTTCTATAAATGGTGTTGCATGTTATATGGGTTTAGAATTTGGTCCCGGTTTTCTTCGTACTTTTCTATCATTTTCTGTACGTCATGATCAGCTCCAATAACCTTGAAAAGAAGAACATGAACATTAGAAATAACTGGCATCTAAAACATGGTTGCTTTTGAGCAAAATAGAGCAGGACTACCACCGAAGCCAAACTGATATATTCCTAGAGATCTGTCTGATTAGCTTTCTGTTCAGAATTTGGCATTCCTTGAAAAGCTCCACGTCTGATCCTGCAATCACAGTCAACAGACCCTCAAATTCCACCGAACTGATGGAAGAGCAGACTTTTATGCTATACACTCTGGATAACTGTAAACATTTTTCTGAGGTGTTCCTTCTCCAAAGGTTAttagaaaagcagatttatttacttttaccACTAAATAACACTCTTAATATTTGAAGAGTACAATGCTCCATATGCTTTATTGGTTATAACTAAAATAATACTCACAAGCACTGGGCAGGAAACTTTAAACAGTGTATGTTTAATGAGCCACTCTTCGTAGAGCTGATGAATAGCTTCTAAATACTCCTAGAAAAGAGGCGTTCAAATAAAACATATGCCCAGGGATGAAACCCACATTGCAATTTTTATACATTTGGTAAGTAGTTCAGTACAGCATCAGATATTTCcactaacaaaaacaaaaagcatcgGAAGGTTTCTGAGAAAAATTAACTCCCAGTATAAGGTTTTACTCCATGAAGAACCTCAAAGAACACAGCTTACAGGAGCACAGGGCTCTCGGCTCCTTTTAAAATCAAGAACCAGGTTTTTCTCCCATAGGTATACTGTGGCTCAagattttacagagaaaaatacaacaaagagAAGTAAGGACAAAAAGGGCAAGACCACAAAGAATATGTATGGAAAGCACTTTCTGCGTCAACAAATTTTCCTAAAATTCCCAGTTCACTTTCTCCTAACTCGGACCCAATTTCCTATTGTTCCTGTTCCAATTGCCTGTCATCAACTATGAGGTTTTTTTCAGGGAGACCATTTAACTTTTTTCATTCATAATtgttccccccacacccctccatAGAGCTGCGAAGTAACACAATGTCTCTCCAAATCCATTATAGTGAGGATTTATTCTCCAAGGAAAAAATTCATGTGGCCCAAAATTTAGCTCTTTGCTAAATAATGTATCTTCAACTGACAATTGCTTCTACTAAACTACCCGACACTAGAGATACCTTTGTAGTGTACAGTGTACCTTCTGTAACTACATTTATTTCTGGTTAGGTTTTCTTTAGGAGAAAATTTGTTTAATGAAGGGCCATTCTGTAAACTACTACGGTTTATTTTTAAGCAGATTCCCATGCTAACAATTTTCAAGAAGTCGCTTGTTTTCAGACACAAGCAGAAACACTTCTCATGCATAAACATCCTGCTAATAGTAGACAACAGAAAGTGCCCACATAAATCTTCAGCACCTGCACGCACAGGTATTTCTGCTTCAGCTGGGTGCCTTTATGCCGTTTAATGATACAAAAGCAATTGCCTTTTTACATCTTAGAGAAGATTAACAGTTGATTAACACTCCACCTAAACAGTCAGCTATAGTACACCGATTACTAAAACATAACACTTGGGAAAGTCAGTGTGCATGATAgatcattttcataaaataaatcaaaattaaatactGAAGTTTTAGTTTGCAAGGGTAACAGCTGCACATTTTTGCAATACACTCAGGATATGATTTTAGTATTTGGATTGGAATCATTATGTTTTTAAAGCTCATTGTAACCACGTATATTGAAGGAACTTCCTTACCAGAGGAAtgatcttttcctcttctctgcatCTTCTTTTTAACCTCTCATAACAGACTTCAGGAGATGTCTGCAGATAAACTGCCGTGACAAAAATTGTAATAGTTATGCTGAAGGATCAGCCTTACAAGCAAAGACGAAACTTCATGAACTGTAGAAGGAAAGAATCCTGACTCAGGTACCACCACTGAACCTTCCCTGTGGCGTTACAGCTAATCAATCCATGAACTATCCACGAATTCATGCTGTCTGATGTTGCACATTGCAACCACTACCGTATTAAATAGTGTGATTATTTATGACCCAAggaacaagaattatttttttctccccgtAAGGAAACCCACCCACAAACATGTCCCTCCAGATCCCATCAAAATTTTACCTATCAAATCAACCGAAACATCCGTGTTGTTCTGGATCCAGTCAAACCATTCGGTTAGGACGACATAATCCACCTCTGGCATTTTTCCACTGAATAGACATAAAAGTCATCACCCACTGAACAGCATGCACAGATCAATTCTAAACTCATCTTTTTTTCACTTGACTAGAATTACTCCCAATTTTCTTCAGCAtatgtgaaatgaaaacaagacCAATATTATGCCCACCCAAGTTCAAGGCCGCAGAAAGCATTGTTTATACAACAGAAAGaccaactcttttttttaaaaaaaagtacttactAACAAAGTTTCTATAATTAAGttacaaacattaattatttttgcCAATACAGTTAAGAAATAATTACTCGGTgactaagaagaaaaacattaccACATTGACATTTATACAATAACAACAAATTAGCGTCAGTGGTATTTATTGCTCAAGCATCATTTCAAATATATCTGAATTACTGCCGTGCACGTCACCAGAAAGGCTTGATTTACTAAGCAGCACTGACAATTCATTACAGAAGCCATAGTACAGAGCGGTGAAAAAACAATAACGCCACGTAAATAAAATCTACTACCACTGTAAGAAATATTTGTGGAAAGAGTACTGAAATATTCAAGGTGCTTAATTTGAACTCTGTATTCAGACAGCACAGACAGAATCGGAGACAACTGTCCCAAAGTTCGCTCAGTAAGAACAAAATACCAAACAACTCAAGTAAAAGGGAGTCTATAGACGCTATATTAAGAATCACATACTATGTTTTTACGACTATTGGAATTTTCACTTATTACTATATTCCTAAACAGTCAAATATTACTAGTTTTACATTATTCTGTCTTCAAAACTGGTGCTAGTAACACATACTCCACGCATTCCTAAATGCCTCtgcaacagaaatataaaaaaagagatgggGTTGAGGGATTCCTGTCCTCTCCAACTGAATCATTAAGACCAGttgcaacattttaaatactgctgAAGAAAAAGATTCCACAGATTTCTCAACCGTTCTCCTGGCAGCATGCTTTGATCACCGGCAAAACCCAAAAAAGATAACCCAGAAAGATATTTCCACTTAAGTATGCAAGAAAGTGAAACCAGCATTTGTACCACCTCCCTTCTTTATCTGCCATCCAGCTGAGTATCTTGCGAACTACTAATTGTTCTAACATATCAACCAGTAGATGTGCCGTAAAAGGCACTAAAGTGTGTTTGCTGACATTTGACTCTTCCCAAGTAAAGTGAAACACGAATGAACGAGCTTTCTATCACAACTAACTATGAATTCAAATGGGAATTGCTGGTCCTTACCCTGTAGCATACCATGCAAACTCACGTGCACACATTTAAAATTCTTCTACACTTTTAGACCTAAGGCGAGCGTGTCTTTCAGAGCTAAACTCAGATGTGCAAATGGCAGTAAGAACTCGGACACTCACGCACAGCTGTGCATGCCGCAGAACCTCACAGCGATTGCCTACAATTTAAGCCTTCCATCATCGTTGTAAACCTTACTCTATTTCTCTCTCTGGGAAAAAGCCTGCAAAGCCAAAACACAAACACCGAGCGACACCAGACCAAAGAAGAACCAGTATTCCTGATATTCCACAGCTCTTAGTCCCTTGCTTAAACTAATTATTCTCCTAAAGGAGAAGAGTTTGTGTGGAGTAGAGGTAACAAGGGATTCTTCTCCACCTTTAAGACTGGGACCTTAAGCAATCCCTTCtcttacagaaaagaaagcagaaaataacctctgctttttgcagcaaGCTTGCCCCATTCCGTCCGAGtcttattttgaataaaaaagttctatttcatttttacatgcttttaatGGGAAAATGCCTTCCATACAGCTATTTAACAATCCCTTTGCTAAAGAAACGTTCTGGAACAGCTTGAGCCTGAGGGTCTTTTGGataatattttcaggaaaatttaaaGATATGTCAGGtcagtttttcagttttgtttcccaGACCTTCCATCAGACAGGCATAATTCCATTTCTACAATGGGCAACCTCCCCTGTGTTCTCTGCATGATTTTTGCATGTCGACTAATCTACACAAGAATTACAATCGCTCGCCTACAGAGACGGGAGATTCCTTCTAGGAAAAagcaacaaggaaagaaaaagcctctgGAGGATACAAAGgcattttcctttgcaaagtCCCTTTAGttacagaatgatttttaaaaatctcatgcaGCAGTTGAACAAAAAACACAGCATGGAAAGGCCTTTTCCCTGCCACGGGGCACTACTATCCTTCTAAATGCATTCCTCCCTTTTATCAAGTACAAAGTTTGTATTTTCCCTTTGTTCCTCTGATGGCTAAGACACCATCTTCTAATTTTTAGCCCTTAATGTATCCACAGCCTTTTTGTGTCTAATTATTCTTTTGTTATTATAGTCTTCCAATTTCAACAATGCTTTTCCCAATTTTTGTGTTTGCACCCGGGGTGCCCATAGGTGACAAGTGTATTCTCCCATCTTTTCTGTACAATGATGCCAAGCTGGTTTTGTCTCTTTAAACAAGCTTTCCATTCTTTTGATCATTACAGTATCTCAGCTTCACACCTGTTTCAGTTTTAGTTCATAGATCGTGAACGGGCAGTTAGAAGTGTAAAAAGCAATGTTAAAAAGCTCTCATAAAAGCTGTGTAAAAAGCACCGATATTTCCGTCTCTCTGCTGGAAGCCCTTTGCCAGATACTTCCAAGAGTCACGTTTAGTCTTCTCTGGGCTACACAATACTAGCAGCACTTTgtgatcaatttttatttttttatatatatttttaatatatatatttctgcttttcaactTGCAATCGTTCATCTTATAGGTGAAATTTCTGTTGTCAGTTCAACTGAATGATAGAATTTATTAGCATACTCTCACCCTTTGTACCAAAGCATCAACCCAAAGGCTGATCCAACACGAGTGACCTCCTTTCAGCATCTCCCTTTCATGGGATTTCCTACCACGTTACAACGCCAGCTTCTGCACTTATGAATAATCACTCAGGAAAGTCTCCCCAAACCTCATTGATAAATACGTAACTTCAGTTCAGACTGATGGGAATGCCTTTGCTTGGGGGGATGGAATGTTACAAAACACAATTACTAGATTAGTTTAACAGGATGCGTTGTCGGTCACTGACTTCACATTTTTGTACAAAGCTTTCATTATTCTGTCCTTCATCATTTGCGCAGAAGTTGTGCTAAATATTGAGGCAGATGAACAAACCTGCAGCTGCTACAATGATTTTCCCTACCCCCTAATATGGGCTCTCCAGCAGTTGTTTTAAGTCCCAGGGGTACTGCCTCTATGTGACAATACTTTCTCCTAGTGCAAGACTTCATGTGCTTTCAGAACTACAAAATGGACTCTGTTTCTACTATAGTTGTGGTTACTACTATTTCCATACTCCTATTATCATCCTGCCTTTTCTTAtatgcagttttctttcctgtACACAGAAGTATTAGTTTTTGAAACAAGTCTAGATCTTTAAAGACCTGTGACATGTAAAGTCTTTAAAGACCTGTCACATGTAAAGACAGGCAGTGATCAAACCACATGGAGTAAAGCTATAGAACTGCATGCCACAGGACGTCCTGGAAAATAAAGGCTTACATGAGCTTAGGGAGAAACTGGCTAGGTCCACGGAAAAGAAATTCCCTGTGGGTTACTAAATACAGAGCAACCTCTGCTGAATAAGGAATTCCCTAAACTGTAAGTTACTGGATATACTCAGAAATTACCATAAATGCTTACCCTGTTCTTACACTCTTTTCAAGTACTTCTGGACACCGCTGGAGACAGGATATGAGGGAGGACAGAtgtccttatttttttaatgtgactcaAAATGGCTATTTTCATGTAGCCCcaagttttctgtgttttatttataatcCCTTGACACACCCTTATATCATATTTTGGTTTGCTACTGGTAGCATCAGCTGGCTCCCAGCTTGctgtaacaaaacaaagcaaagccttCTGGCCAACATTAAAAAGTGCTGAAGtcagtaattaaaaacaagaaagggaTTCCAGTACATTTCCACTGCATACGGACTGGGACAAATAATGTCTCTTTCTGTTGGTCTCACGTCTTACTGTGTGCTTCTCAACTTTCAAGGCAGTTCCTGTAACAGAGTAGGAGCTAACGTAGCATGGATGCCATCTGGTGGCATGCAGCCATTCTCCTTGCAGACAGAAAAACTGGTTTTGTCCCTTAAGACCACtgaaaaatccattaaaacaACAATCTGGTACATACTCAGCATTCTatacaaaacaacaacaaaaaatcagtGCAGATTACGTGCAGTAATCTTTACTTTAGTTAGCATGGGATGGATGAGTTATACATCAGCCAGGCAGGTAAATGCTTTTTCCATCTCAGGCCACAATCTTATCCCCCAGAATAAAATAACTCGGGTTAGCCCAATTGCTCTACCTCTGGCTCAAGCACACCTGAGGGTGGGGACCTGATTCAGAAAGTGTCATTTAGAGACAAACAGCTCTTTGCTCTTTCTCTACTCATTAGCCTGCTAAGGTTTTCAGGCTATTTTGATGCTACGAATGCCGATTTTGAGCAACAGCACATGAGGTCACCCAAGTTCCTGCTTGCCAGAAACACCGATCCTGGATGCTAGGTTGGATAATGCTATCTAGATCTCTCCCTCCTACAGTGTTATTCTTTATATCCTCATGGGTTTTGACCTGTTCAGTATGCATTTACTTTGATTTAAGCAAGACTTTTGTATTCAGCTGGAGAGCAGATAACTTCAGTAAAtggttttttaaatactaagATGCTCTAAATATGCAAGAGCACTTTTGAAAAAGGCTCTCGTCTGGCCCACGTCCTACAGGTTTTACTCTACCAGTGGGCACCACATCCTGTAAAAACACACTGCCGCACCAACAAAGAACTGACAGATTTCACAGACCGCTTAGATGCAAATTACTAGAGAAATCATCAGTCGATTATATTTCTTTAAACTAATTAAACaagaaagtaaagaagaaaacaatatacCATACCTTCGATACAAATTttctacaaaaatgtattttgcactgTGAATTGATCGCTCCATCATTCGGATGGGggaaatctgcaaaataaaacttGACGGTTACTGACTTGTTTACATTTTTCAGCATGTTCCTTTCCAAGCTCATATTGCACATCACGTCCTTTACATTATGAAATACATAACATTTTCAGTTCTTCCAGATCTTGTGATAAAAAAATTTACTGGGAGGGTGGGAACCACAAAAAACAAGTATTCTTAATCTTACTTATGGTCACTGCATTATTAAACACCTACGTAACTAATACATTATTCATATGCAAGTTTCAAAGGTAACTGCAGAAGCATTCAACTGAGCAGCTGAAGTGAACTGGGGGGATAAAAAAGCAGCAATCCACTTAGGATTTGCAGAGCAACAGGAACTATCACTACCTGAACTGCTGCCACCTTTAGGTGTGTTACTGTGTCAACAGCACAGGCCTAACATCAGAAAAACTGTAACAAGAAAGcagaacttttaaaagaaataattacaacTGACAAAGTACTGCTGCCTTAGCCAGGTTTGCAGGTGTTCCAACAGCGCTTCATTTTGGAGAAGAGAGATTCCCTGACACgctttttttaaactagaagaaaAGCATGTTTATTTACCATTGGTCTGGTATGCTGCTCCAACATGGTAAGCTGTATGTAAGTCTGTAATGTTATCCCCCATCTTGATGCATCTTGGTACATTAAGCCCTGGGGTTAGAGATGGAAGTGAAACAGACAGACAGTTTGGTTAGGTCGAACAGCAAAAAGAGAAGTTGGGTATTTCTTAAGCTCTTGCACTACAACAGAATTGCTAAGAGAAGTGCGCTAAACCAGCTGATACCAGGTTTGATAAGAATTGAGTGATCGTTTGACACCAGGTTTGATAAGAGTAAGTGATCGTTTGCTCTCCAATGCAGATGTAAGAATTACAGTCCCGGTCCTTAGAGACACTTCTTAGCGAGGCCCTTGAAATGCTCACCGAAGTCAACAGGAATTAGTTACTCTGCACCTGGAACAGTCAGGACCAAGGCATGGCTCATATGAGACAGTTCAAATATATTTACTA
Encoded here:
- the TK2 gene encoding thymidine kinase 2, mitochondrial isoform X3, with the protein product MYQDASRWGITLQTYIQLTMLEQHTRPMISPIRMMERSIHSAKYIFVENLYRSGKMPEVDYVVLTEWFDWIQNNTDVSVDLIVYLQTSPEVCYERLKRRCREEEKIIPLEYLEAIHQLYEEWLIKHTLFKVSCPVLVIGADHDVQKMIEKYEENRDQILNPYNMQHHL
- the TK2 gene encoding thymidine kinase 2, mitochondrial isoform X2 encodes the protein MWRLGAARARPAALRGARGRRGGGGGLALRCRPDKHLIKEDDRKTVICIEGNIASGKTTCLDYFAQTTSIEVLTEPVSKWRNVRGHNILGLMYQDASRWGITLQTYIQLTMLEQHTRPMISPIRMMERSIHSAKYIFVENLYRSGKMPEVDYVVLTEWFDWIQNNTDVSVDLIVYLQTSPEVCYERLKRRCREEEKIIPLEYLEAIHQLYEEWLIKHTLFKVSCPVLVIGADHDVQKMIEKYEENRDQILNPYNMQHHL
- the TK2 gene encoding thymidine kinase 2, mitochondrial isoform X1; amino-acid sequence: MWRLGAARARPAALRGARGRRGGGGGLALRCRPGTGGCGSAGGGDKHLIKEDDRKTVICIEGNIASGKTTCLDYFAQTTSIEVLTEPVSKWRNVRGHNILGLMYQDASRWGITLQTYIQLTMLEQHTRPMISPIRMMERSIHSAKYIFVENLYRSGKMPEVDYVVLTEWFDWIQNNTDVSVDLIVYLQTSPEVCYERLKRRCREEEKIIPLEYLEAIHQLYEEWLIKHTLFKVSCPVLVIGADHDVQKMIEKYEENRDQILNPYNMQHHL